A stretch of DNA from Bdellovibrionota bacterium:
AAGAGATTTCTATTGCGGTGCTTTGGCGGTTCCGTCGGCCGCGGCGTCCTGATCAAACCTCGAGTGACGATCACTTTCCCGTGGAAACTCCGTCTCGGAGATTTTTCGTGGGTTGGCGAAGAGGTCTGGCTGGACTCGCTGGATGAGATCCGAATCGGCGCCCACGCATGCATCGCCCAACGCGCCTACCTTTGCACCGGAACGCACGACTCGCGCATCCCCACGTTCGATCTGCTGACCAAGGCGATCGAGATCGGCGACGGCGCATGGGTCGGGGCCGGATCGTCGATCGCGCCCGGCGTTCACGTCGGTCCCGAAGCTTTCATTCAACTCGGCTCCGTCGTGGTGAACGACGTGCCGTCCCGAGCGATCGTGCGGGGCAATCCGGCGCAAAAGACCGGAGAGCGAAAGATCGAATCCCGTTGAAATTCACAGTCGTCAGCCACGCGGGCCTTCTGGTCGAAACGAAGGACGAATCTCTGCTTTGCGACCCTTGGGTGATCGGGAGCTGTTACTGGCGCTCCTGGTGGAACTACCCTCCCCCTCCGGCATCATTGATTCAGAAGCTCAAGCCGGGAACGATTTACCTGACACATGTGCATTGGGATCATTTCCATGGCCCATCGCTTCGGCGCTTCGCACCGGACACGCTCATGCTGGTGCCCAAAGCACACTTTACGCGGATGGTGGACGATCTCGCGGGCATGGGATTTACGCGGATCCAGGAACTTCCCCACGGTGTTTCGACGGAGATTTCGAACGGCTTCAACGTTACCAGTTATCAATTCGGCCCGGCCCTGGATTCAATTCTCGTCATCGAGTCCGAGGGACGAACGTTCGTCAATGCCAACGACTGCAAAATGATGGGAAGACCGCTTCGTCACTTGGCGTCACGCCACCCGAATGTGGACTTCGTTTTTCGGAGCCACAGCAGCGCCGGCCCCTACCCTTGGTGCGTCACTTCTAATTTTCCCGAGCAACATTTAAGACACCGTTCCAACGAGGATTACGCGGCCGAATTCTTGGCGTTCGCGGAACGTCTGGGAGCGAAGTACGCGATCCCCTTCGCCAGCAACCATTGCTTCCTTCATAAGGAGACGCGAAAGTTCAACTCCACCTCGGTTTCTCCCGTCATGATTAAGGAGTACTTCGACCAACATCGGACGACCTCGTCGGAATGCCGGGTCATGATTCCCGGGGATATTTGGTCCGATGCCGAGGGATTCGTCACGCAAACCCATGACTACTTTACCGCTCGGGACCGGCATATCGAGCTATTGGCGGAGAAACACAAGTCGACGCTCGAAATGTTCTACGCTCAGGAAGATCGGGTAGCGCCCCATTGGCCGAGCTTTCAGAAATATTTTTCCGCGCTCCTATCGGCGTTGCCACCTCTTTTTTCGAGGTTCTTTCCGGCTCTCGTCATATTCAACCCGACCAGCCCGGCGGGGCGCGCCCGTTGGCTTGTCGATTTCAGGAAGCGGGTGGTTTCGGACCGGCCGGATCCCACGCTCGTCCCGGACGTGGAAGTGACTCTTCATGCCAATGTCCTGCGGGACTGTTGCCGGAAACGGATGTTTTCCGTATTCACCGCGAGCAAGCGAGGACAGTTTCATCTCCACACGCCCTCCGCCCTCCGACTTTATTTCATGTTTCTCGTCCTCATGGACGCCTATGAAAGCGGATATTTTCCGGTCCGGCTATGGTTTCGCCGTCGTTTTTTGGCCAATTGGATCCGACGTTGGAGGGAAATCCTTTTCAATGCGGGCATGTTGTTCTCCCTCGCTTTCGGCCGAGGGAACCGCCTGCGTCCTGTGGACCATATTCGGGAATGATATGATGCCGACCGTGATTCCACTACTGGACTTGAAGGCTCAGTTGGCCCCGCTGAAAGAGGATCTGATCGCTTCACTTCGAAGTTTGACGGAGACGACCGATTTCGTTTCCGGGAAAATGGTCGAACGCTTCGAGAAGGAGTTCGCACAGTATCTCGGTGCTGATCACGTCGTCGGCTGCGCCAACGGCACCGATGCGTTGGAGTTATCGCTCCGGGCCCTGGGCCTTTTGCCGGGAGAGAAAGTCATCACGCCGGCCCTTTCATTTTTCGCAACCGCAAGCGCCGTAGTTCACGCCGGCGGCATCCCCTGTTTCATCGATGTGGATCCGGATACCGAGGTCATGACACCGGATCATTTGGAAGCCTTTTTGAAAAAAGCGGCGGCAAGGGGAGAGAAGTTTCGCGGCGTGATCCCCGTCCATCTTCGGGGGAATGCCTGCTCAATTCAAAAGATCATCGACGTAGCACGCCGTTTTGGCCTCTTCGTCTTGGAAGACGCGGCGCAGGCGCACGGAGCGCGCTTTAAAGATCAACGGGTAGGCACGTTCGGTGATGCGGCGGTATTCAGCTTTTATCCGGGCAAGAATTTGGGCGCCCTGGGTGACGGCGGAGCCGTGGCGACCAACGACAAGGAGGTGGCGGATAAACTGCGACTCCTTTGCAATCACGGCCGGACGGGAAAATATGACCACCGGGTCATGGGCCGAAATTCCCGCTTAGACACGATCCAGGCGGCATGGCTGAGCATAAAACTCAAACATCTCGATTCATGGAACGAGCGCCGGCGAAAGGTCGCGATAAAATACCAAGCGCTCTTGGCCCCTCACCCGAACCTTCGTCTCAGTCGAGTGACCGAAGGTGCGCAACCGATCTGGCACCACTTCACGATCCGCCATCCCGATCGTGAACGGATCGCATCACACATGAAGAGCCGGGGTGTATCGACCGTTGTTCATTATCCGGTTCCACTACACTTACAACCCGCCTTGCGCGGATGCAGCCTAGCTACGGAAGCCATGGCCGAATCCGAATCCATCAGCCTCACAACGCTGTCGCTCCCGATTTATCCAGAATTGTCCGATGACCAGATTGATTTTGTCGTGCACGCCTTGATCGAGGCGACTTCCTAGCCTTCGTTCAATCCCGAGCTTATACTTTTCGACGTGTCTCGTGCCGCCCTGAACTTCGGTCTTCTCGGTTGTGGTCGAATCGCGCCACGACACGCCGAGGTTCTACAGGCGGGAATCGAGGGAGCCAAACTAAGCGCTGTTTGTGACATCGATCCGAAGCGGGCCGAAGCCATGGGACGAAAGTATGGCGTTCCCTGGTATGCGGATCCCGAAAAATTCTTACGGGAAGCCACGCTCGACGTCGTAAATGTTCTCACTCCAAGCGGTCAGCATGCCCGCGACGTTTCGATGGTCGCCCAGCACAAGAAGCATGTCGTCGTCGAAAAGCCGATGACCCTCACGCTGAAAGACGCCGAAACCATGATCCGAGAGTGTGATCGTTCCGGAATCCGGCTCTTTGTCGTGAAGCAAAACCGGTACAACCTGCCGATTCAAGCATTACGCAAAGCGGTCGAGAACGACCGTTTCGGAAAGATGGTGAT
This window harbors:
- a CDS encoding WcaF family extracellular polysaccharide biosynthesis acetyltransferase, encoding MTSIDLSKFDNRNFRRGRSYWIEVLWRVVSAILFQSSWFPFYAPKRFLLRCFGGSVGRGVLIKPRVTITFPWKLRLGDFSWVGEEVWLDSLDEIRIGAHACIAQRAYLCTGTHDSRIPTFDLLTKAIEIGDGAWVGAGSSIAPGVHVGPEAFIQLGSVVVNDVPSRAIVRGNPAQKTGERKIESR
- a CDS encoding DegT/DnrJ/EryC1/StrS family aminotransferase — its product is MMPTVIPLLDLKAQLAPLKEDLIASLRSLTETTDFVSGKMVERFEKEFAQYLGADHVVGCANGTDALELSLRALGLLPGEKVITPALSFFATASAVVHAGGIPCFIDVDPDTEVMTPDHLEAFLKKAAARGEKFRGVIPVHLRGNACSIQKIIDVARRFGLFVLEDAAQAHGARFKDQRVGTFGDAAVFSFYPGKNLGALGDGGAVATNDKEVADKLRLLCNHGRTGKYDHRVMGRNSRLDTIQAAWLSIKLKHLDSWNERRRKVAIKYQALLAPHPNLRLSRVTEGAQPIWHHFTIRHPDRERIASHMKSRGVSTVVHYPVPLHLQPALRGCSLATEAMAESESISLTTLSLPIYPELSDDQIDFVVHALIEATS